The Corylus avellana chromosome ca8, CavTom2PMs-1.0 genome has a segment encoding these proteins:
- the LOC132189199 gene encoding uncharacterized protein LOC132189199: MLKNGLKITMQFSRRVSDLDWRLLLLIIPPLFLFLFVSLSANPRNPLSSFAPLRSFILSHTFQLPGNTTFNTSASPPATPSRAVKNPSDSAVNRWRKRKDELNRSRMAVCLVGGARRFELSGPSIVDKILKEYPNSDLFLHSPLDQNSFKFSLLKSAPRLASVRIFEPKPLPYTESQLRVLTAANSPNGIQGLLQYFNLVEGCLTMIKAHQEQKNFTYDWIVRTRVDGYWNAPLHPRNFVPGKYLVPPGSTYGGLNDRLGVGDLNTSTVALSRLSLIPELDSAGFQQLNSETSFRAQLTTRGVPYLTKRLPFCVVTDRRYSFPPNNFGVPVAALSSPGPLSGAKCRPCTPVCEGSCVASVMSSLNRWWSWTDWGNGTLRLCDAHGEWESGWERIFDRIAGKNFARARKRVRDLSLEQCVEDFNEMKRRMTGKWESPQPEEICRLGGLA, encoded by the exons ATGCTAAAGAACGGTTTAAAAATCACCATGCAATTTTCGCGAAGGGTATCGGATCTTGATTGGCGGCTTCTACTCCTCATAATCCCTCcgctctttctcttcttgttcGTTTCGCTCTCCGCCAACCCTAGGAATCCTTTGTCCTCTTTTGCCCCTCTCCGATCTTTCATTCTCAGCCATACATTCCAGCTACCGGGGAACACGACGTTCAACACCTCCGCCTCGCCGCCGGCGACTCCGAGTCGGGCGGTGAAGAATCCGAGCGATTCGGCGGTGAATCGGTGGAGGAAGAGGAAGGATGAGTTGAACCGGTCCAGAATGGCGGTGTGTCTGGTCGGCGGGGCCCGGCGGTTCGAGCTCTCCGGACCCTCGATAGTTGATAAGATTCTCAAGGAGTATCCGAATTCCGATCTTTTCTTGCACAGCCCGCTCGATCAGAACTCGTTCAAATTCTCCCTCCTGAAGAGCGCGCCCAGGCTCGCCTCCGTTCGAATCTTCGAGCCCAAACCCTTACCGTACACCGAGTCGCAGCTCCGCGTTCTCACGGCGGCGAACTCGCCCAACGGCATCCAG GGACTCTTGCAATACTTCAACCTCGTCGAGGGATGCCTGACCATGATCAAAGCGCACCAAGAGCAAAAGAACTTCACGTACGACTGGATAGTACGGACCCGAGTGGACGGGTACTGGAACGCTCCGCTCCACCCGAGAAACTTCGTACCAGGCAAGTACCTGGTTCCGCCCGGATCCACCTACGGCGGGCTTAACGACCGGCTCGGCGTCGGCGACCTCAACACCTCCACAGTGGCTCTCTCGCGGCTCTCCCTCATCCCCGAGCTCGACTCGGCCGGGTTCCAGCAACTCAACTCGGAGACCTCGTTCAGAGCCCAACTCACCACCCGGGGCGTCCCCTACCTCACCAAGCGCCTCCCTTTCTGTGTCGTCACGGACCGCAG GTACTCTTTCCCGCCGAACAATTTTGGTGTTCCAGTGGCCGCGCTTTCGAGCCCGGGCCCACTGAGCGGGGCCAAGTGCAGGCCTTGTACGCCGGTGTGTGAAGGTTCTTGCGTGGCGAGCGTGATGTCGTCCCTGAACCGATGGTGGAGCTGGACGGATTGGGGGAACGGGACGCTTCGGCTATGTGATGCTCACGGGGAGTGGGAGAGTGGGTGGGAGAGAATCTTTGACAGAATCGCTGGGAAGAATTTCGCCAGGGCGAGAAAGCGAGTTAGGGATCTGTCACTTGAGCAGTGTGTAGAAGATTtcaatgaaatgaagaggaggATGACCGGGAAATGGGAGTCTCCGCAGCCGGAGGAGATTTGTAGGCTTGGGGGGTTGGCTTGA
- the LOC132189200 gene encoding WD repeat-containing protein DWA2, which yields MQGGSSGIGYGLKYQARCISDVKADTDHTSFITGTQSLKEENEVHLIRLSSGGTELICEGLFAHANEIWDIASCPFDQRIFSTVYSTGESYGAAIWQIPELYGELNSPQLERITSLDAHVGKIKCVLWWPSGRHDKLISIDEETLFLWSFDCSKKVAQVQSQESVGMLHKLSGGAWDPHDVNAVAVTCDSATQFWDLRTMKKTNSIERAHVRNVDYNPKKKHIFVTAEEESGICIWDLRKPEVPIQELPGHTHWTWAVKCNPEYDRLILSAGTDSTVNLWLASPSGSDEFTSESLVDSPTRRVDPLLHSYSDYEDSVYGLAWSTREPWIFASLSYDGRVVVEAVKPFLSKK from the exons ATGCAAGGAGGATCATCAGGCATTGGATATGGTCTGAAATACCAG GCTCGATGCATTTCGGATGTGAAAGCAGACACAGATCACACCAGCTTCATCACTGGCACTCAAagtctcaaagaagaaaacGAG GTGCATTTGATTCGGCTTTCATCAGGTGGAACCGAGCTCATATGCGAGGGTTTGTTCGCGCACGCGAACGAGATCTGGGACATCGCTTCCTGTCCCTTCGATCAGCGGATCTTCTCCACTGTCTACTCTACTG GTGAATCGTATGGCGCAGCAATATGGCAGATCCCTGAGTTATATGGCGAGCTAAATTCCCCTCAGTTGGAGCGGATTACCTCACTTGATGCACATGTTGGTAAGATTAAGTG CGTTCTTTGGTGGCCCTCTGGAAGGCATGATAAGCTGATCAGCATTGATGAGGAAACtcttttcttgtggagcttTGATTGTTCAAAAAAAGTAGCCCAG GTACAATCACAAGAGTCTGTTGGTATGCTGCATAAGTTATCTGGAGGAGCATGGGATCCACATGATGTGAATGCTGTTGCAGTCACTTGTGACTCTGCTACCCAATTTTGGGATCTACGGACAATGAA GAAGACAAATTCAATTGAGCGTGCCCATGTCCGCAATGTTGATTACAACCCGAAGAAGAAGCATATATTT GTCACTGCAGAAGAGGAATCTGGGATTTGCATATGGGATCTTAGAAAGCCAGAGGTTCCCATCCAAGAACTTCCGGGACATACACACtg GACATGGGCTGTCAAGTGTAACCCTGAGTACGACAGGCTGATTttg AGTGCTGGTACAGACTCAACTGTCAACTTGTGGTTGGCTTCTCCATCTGGCAGTGATGAGTTTACATCTGAAAG CCTGGTTGATTCACCAACTCGGCGGGTGGATCCATTACTTCATTCATACAGTGACTACGAAGACAGTGTTTATG GCCTTGCTTGGAGCACCCGTGAACCTTGGATCTTTGCATCGTTATCCTATGATGGGAGG GTAGTTGTAGAAGCAGTTAAGccttttctctcaaaaaaatgA
- the LOC132189346 gene encoding protein EARLY STARVATION 1, chloroplastic gives MAASSGGFAAQFDFKLGGGGGQGIVVGDGFPGAHGLGLEVRKRWWWRRRVRERDRVVGPCRISCCCSDPVVPIRRANGPVKRVEKREEWRFDPKRRPHRARIQASPSTPFASSQSRFISKQEKKFYPRCTPRNSGPQSRDTPPRRDTGIANENEWGISLLNENVNESGTNEDGSSWYRESGEDLGENGYRCRWTRMGGQSNDGSSEWKETWWEKSDWTGYKELGVEKSGRNAEGDSWWETWQENLQQDEWSNLARIERSAQKQAKSGTENAGWYEKWWEKYDAKGWTEKGAHKYGRLNEQSWWEKWGEHYDGRGSVLKWTDKWAETELGTKWGDKWEEKFFAGIGSRQGETWHVSPSGERWSRTWGEEHFGNGKVHKYGKSTTGESWDIVVDEETYYEAEPHYGWADVVGDSNQLLSINPRERPPGVYPNLDFGSSPPPPPDDDSSEELPPSQ, from the exons ATGGCGGCGAGTTCCGGAGGCTTCGCGGCTCAGTTCGATTTCAAGCTCGGTGGAGGAGGAGGACAGGGAATCGTCGTCGGAGATGGATTTCCGGGGGCGCATGGTCTCGGATTGGAGGTGAGGAAgcggtggtggtggaggaggagggTGCGTGAGCGTGACCGGGTCGTAGGACCGTGTCGGATCAGCTGCTGCTGCTCCGACCCGGTTGTCCCGATCCGGAGAGCCAACGGGCCGGTCAAGCGCGTGGAGAAGCGCGAGGAATGGCGGTTCGACCCCAAGAGAAGGCCTCACAGAGCCCGAATCCAAGCCTCCCCTTCAACGCCTTTCGCTTCTTCTCA ATCGCGCTTTATCTCGAAACAAGAAAAGAAGTTCTATCCTCGCTGTACCCCGAGAAATTCCGGTCCGCAATCCCGTGACACGCCTCCGAGAAGAG ACACTGGGATTGCGAATGAGAACGAGTGGGGCATCAGCTTATTGAATGAGAATGTTAATGAGTCTGGTACAAATGAAGATGGGAGTTCTTGGTATCGAGAAAGTGGGGAAGACTTGGGCGAAAATGGATACAGATGTAGGTGGACAAGGATGGGTGGTCAATCAAATGATGGTTCCTCAGAGTGGAAAGAAACG TGGTGGGAGAAAAGTGACTGGACTGGATACAAAGAGCTAG GTGTGGAGAAATCTGGTAGAAATGCTGAAGGGGATTCATGGTGGGAAACATGGCAGGAAAATCTTCAACAAGATGAATGGAG TAATTTAGCAAGGATAGAGAGGAGTGCACAGAAACAAGCAAAATCTGGCACTGAAAATGCTGGATGGTACGAGAAGTG GTGGGAGAAATACGATGCTAAAGGCTGGACTGAGAAAGGGGCACATAAATATGGTAGACTGAATGAACAGTCCTGGTGGGAGAAGTGGGGAGAGCATTATGATGGAAGAGGATCTGTTCTCAAATG GACAGATAAATGGGCTGAGACTGAACTTGGCACCAAATGGGGAGACAAGTGGGAGGAGAAGTTCTTTGCTGGCATAGGTTCACGGCAAGGGGAGACCTGGCATGTATCTCCCAGTGGTGAAC GTTGGTCGAGAACATGGGGGGAAGAACACTTCGGAAATGG CAAAGTGCATAAATACGGGAAGAGCACAACAGGTGAAAGCTGGGATATTGTTGTGGACGAGGAAACCTATTATGA GGCTGAACCTCATTATGGTTGGGCGGATGTCGTGGGTGACTCGAACCAGTTGCTTTCAATTAACCCTCGGGAGAGGCCACCTGGTGTCTACCCAAATCTTGACTTTGGGTCATCTCCACCACCTCCACCTGATGATGACTCATCAGAAGAATTGCCTCCTTCACAATGA